Proteins from one Pseudomonas sp. KBS0710 genomic window:
- a CDS encoding RNA polymerase sigma factor: MSSVQTPHSELVGALYRDHRGWLLAWLRRNVACPSRAEDLSQDTFMRLLGRDELREPREPRAFLVAIAKGLLFDYFRRAALEQAYLTELMLIPESEHPSPEQQQLILEDLKAIDRLLGKLSSKARAAFLYNRLDGLGHAEIAQRLGVSVPRVRQYLAQGIRQCYIALYGEPL; this comes from the coding sequence TTGTCGTCGGTCCAAACCCCACACAGTGAGCTTGTTGGCGCGTTGTATCGCGACCATCGTGGCTGGCTGTTGGCGTGGCTGCGACGCAATGTGGCCTGCCCGAGCCGCGCCGAAGACCTGAGCCAGGACACCTTCATGCGCCTGCTGGGCCGTGACGAGCTGCGCGAACCGCGCGAGCCACGCGCGTTTCTGGTGGCCATCGCCAAAGGGTTGCTGTTCGACTACTTCCGCCGCGCGGCGCTGGAACAGGCCTACCTCACCGAACTGATGCTGATCCCGGAAAGCGAACACCCCTCGCCCGAACAACAGCAATTGATCCTCGAAGACCTCAAGGCCATCGACCGCCTGCTCGGCAAGCTGTCGAGCAAGGCCCGCGCCGCCTTCCTCTATAACCGCCTCGACGGCCTCGGCCACGCCGAAATCGCCCAGCGCCTGGGCGTGTCGGTGCCGCGTGTGCGCCAGTACCTGGCCCAGGGCATTCGCCAGTGCTACATCGCGCTGTATGGCGAGCCACTGTGA
- a CDS encoding acyltransferase, protein MRRLLTGCFVTLLLLLNTLVLFGPLMVFALLKLVAPGRFRDYASWAVMWIAETWAEIDKLIFALCIPTQWDIRGGDELRGDTSYLVISNHQSWVDIPALIQALNRRTPFFKFFLKKELIWVPFLGLAWWALDYPFMKRYTKAFLAKHPELAGQDLKITKEACELFKRQPVTVVNYLEGTRFSEAKRTQQESPFSRLLKPKAGGVAFVLAAMGEQLDAVLDVTVVYPQQKIPGFWDLICGTVPKVIIDIRTRELDPALWQGDYENDPAFRQTVQNWVNQLWMEKDQRIEMLRK, encoded by the coding sequence ATGCGCCGCCTGCTCACCGGCTGTTTTGTCACACTGCTGTTATTGCTCAACACCCTGGTGCTGTTCGGCCCGCTGATGGTGTTTGCCCTGCTCAAGCTGGTAGCGCCCGGCCGCTTTCGCGACTACGCGTCGTGGGCGGTGATGTGGATCGCCGAGACCTGGGCCGAGATCGACAAACTGATTTTCGCCCTGTGCATCCCCACCCAATGGGACATTCGCGGCGGCGACGAGCTACGCGGCGACACTTCCTACCTGGTGATCAGCAACCACCAGTCCTGGGTCGATATTCCGGCGCTGATCCAGGCACTCAACCGGCGCACGCCGTTCTTCAAATTCTTCCTGAAAAAAGAGCTGATCTGGGTGCCCTTCCTGGGCCTGGCCTGGTGGGCGCTGGATTACCCGTTCATGAAGCGCTACACCAAGGCGTTCCTGGCCAAGCACCCGGAGCTGGCGGGGCAGGATTTGAAGATCACCAAAGAGGCCTGCGAGCTGTTCAAGCGCCAGCCGGTGACGGTGGTCAATTACCTCGAAGGCACGCGCTTCAGCGAGGCCAAACGCACACAGCAGGAATCGCCGTTTTCGCGGCTGCTAAAACCCAAGGCGGGCGGCGTGGCGTTTGTGCTGGCTGCGATGGGTGAGCAACTCGACGCGGTCCTGGATGTGACCGTCGTCTACCCGCAGCAAAAAATTCCGGGGTTCTGGGACTTGATCTGCGGCACAGTGCCGAAGGTGATCATTGATATCCGCACCCGTGAGCTGGACCCGGCGTTGTGGCAAGGGGATTACGAGAATGATCCGGCGTTTCGCCAGACCGTCCAGAACTGGGTGAACCAGCTCTGGATGGAGAAGGACCAGAGAATTGAAATGCTGCGCAAATAA
- the creB gene encoding two-component system response regulator CreB — protein sequence MPHILIVEDEAAIADTLIFALQGEGFTTTWLSLGQEALAHQRQTPADLIILDIGLPDISGFETCKQLRRFSEVPVMFLSARDGEIDRVVGLEIGADDYVVKPFSPREVAARVRAILKRVGPGAAPAVFLVDLERMQISYRGQPLSLTRHEFRLLQSLLEQPERVFSREQLLDAVGVPADAGYERNIDSHIKSLRSKLRGIAADAEPIHTHRGLGYSYSPSHS from the coding sequence ATGCCGCATATCCTGATTGTCGAAGACGAAGCGGCGATAGCCGACACGCTGATCTTTGCCCTGCAAGGCGAGGGCTTTACCACCACCTGGCTGAGCCTTGGCCAGGAGGCGCTTGCCCATCAACGCCAGACGCCTGCCGACCTGATCATCCTCGACATCGGCCTGCCGGACATCAGCGGCTTTGAGACCTGCAAGCAATTGCGCCGTTTCAGTGAAGTGCCGGTGATGTTCCTCAGTGCGCGCGATGGCGAGATTGACCGCGTGGTGGGCCTGGAGATCGGCGCCGACGATTATGTGGTCAAGCCGTTCAGCCCGCGGGAAGTGGCGGCGCGGGTTCGGGCGATTCTCAAGCGCGTCGGCCCCGGCGCTGCGCCCGCCGTGTTCCTGGTCGACCTGGAACGCATGCAGATCAGTTATCGCGGCCAGCCTTTGAGCCTCACGCGGCATGAATTCCGCCTGCTGCAAAGCCTGCTGGAACAGCCCGAACGGGTGTTCAGCCGCGAGCAATTGCTCGACGCGGTGGGCGTGCCGGCCGATGCCGGCTATGAGCGCAATATCGACAGCCATATCAAAAGCCTGCGCAGCAAACTGCGGGGGATTGCGGCGGATGCCGAGCCGATCCATACCCATCGCGGCCTCGGCTACAGCTACAGCCCGAGCCACAGCTGA
- the creD gene encoding cell envelope integrity protein CreD: MNRSLLFKLGAIALLILLLLIPLLMINGIISDRQQLRDGVLMDIARSSSYSQRITGPVMVVPYRKTVREWKLNEKLNKRYEETREERGRLYFLPDRFELDGKVQTELRSRGIYQARLFHADNRVSGRFELPAQLGITENFADYRFDPAFLAVGISDIRGIENALKLELGSQRLAFSPGSQVDWLGEGVHVTLPEQDSKKPGVVDFAFDLRLQGTEQLQVVPVGKTSQVSLASNWPHPSFIGNFLPAQREVTDKGFSANWQTSFFSTNLEQALQTCLDRQGCEDFSNRSFGVNFIDPVDQYLKSDRAIKYALLFIALTFAGFFLFEVLKNLAVHPIQYALVGFALAFFYLLLLSLSEHLGFALAYLISASACVLLIGFYVCHVLRSVAHGLGFSAGLAALYGLLYGLLSAEDYALLMGSLLLFGLLGTVMVLTRKLDWYGVGKRKDREVLQ, encoded by the coding sequence ATGAACCGCAGCCTGCTTTTCAAACTTGGCGCCATTGCGCTGTTGATCCTGCTGTTGCTGATTCCGCTGCTGATGATCAACGGCATCATCAGTGACCGCCAGCAACTGCGCGACGGCGTATTGATGGACATCGCCCGCAGCTCCAGCTACAGCCAGCGCATTACCGGACCGGTGATGGTGGTGCCGTATCGCAAGACGGTGCGCGAGTGGAAACTCAATGAAAAGCTCAACAAACGCTACGAGGAAACCCGTGAAGAGCGCGGTCGTCTGTATTTCCTGCCGGACCGCTTTGAACTCGACGGCAAGGTGCAAACCGAATTGCGATCGCGCGGCATCTACCAGGCGCGCCTGTTCCATGCCGATAACCGCGTCAGTGGGCGTTTTGAACTGCCTGCACAGTTGGGCATTACGGAAAACTTTGCCGATTACCGTTTTGATCCGGCGTTTCTGGCGGTGGGTATCAGCGACATTCGCGGCATCGAAAACGCCCTGAAGCTGGAGCTGGGCAGCCAACGCCTGGCGTTCTCGCCGGGCTCCCAAGTGGACTGGCTGGGCGAGGGCGTGCATGTGACGCTGCCCGAGCAGGACAGCAAAAAGCCGGGCGTGGTGGACTTCGCTTTTGACCTGCGCCTGCAAGGCACTGAGCAGCTGCAAGTGGTGCCAGTGGGCAAGACCAGCCAGGTGTCACTCGCGTCCAACTGGCCGCACCCAAGCTTTATCGGCAACTTCCTGCCGGCGCAGCGAGAGGTCACCGACAAGGGCTTCAGCGCCAATTGGCAGACTTCGTTTTTCTCCACCAACCTCGAACAGGCGCTGCAAACCTGCCTGGACCGCCAGGGCTGTGAAGACTTCAGCAACCGCAGCTTCGGCGTGAACTTTATCGACCCGGTGGACCAGTACCTCAAGAGCGACCGCGCGATCAAATACGCGCTGCTGTTTATCGCCCTGACGTTTGCCGGTTTCTTCCTGTTCGAGGTGCTGAAGAACCTCGCGGTACACCCGATCCAGTACGCATTGGTGGGCTTTGCCTTGGCGTTTTTCTACCTGCTGTTGCTGTCGTTATCCGAACACTTGGGCTTTGCGTTGGCCTACCTCATCTCCGCCAGTGCCTGTGTGTTGTTGATTGGTTTTTATGTGTGCCATGTGCTGCGCAGTGTTGCTCACGGCCTGGGGTTTTCGGCGGGGTTGGCAGCGTTGTATGGCTTGTTGTACGGGCTGCTGAGCGCCGAGGATTACGCACTGCTGATGGGCTCGCTGTTGCTGTTCGGGCTGCTGGGTACGGTGATGGTGCTGACGCGCAAACTGGATTGGTATGGCGTAGGCAAGCGCAAGGATCGGGAGGTGCTGCAATGA
- a CDS encoding DUF4175 domain-containing protein — translation MKPRQSSFWKVFGIPLGIGLLSAAGLFAALLGDGLWDSVSWVGLGVPAAIGAWALLKR, via the coding sequence ATGAAGCCGCGCCAGTCGAGTTTCTGGAAGGTATTCGGCATCCCGCTGGGGATTGGCCTGCTCAGCGCGGCCGGGTTGTTTGCGGCGCTGTTGGGTGACGGGCTGTGGGATTCGGTGAGTTGGGTGGGGTTGGGTGTTCCGGCTGCAATTGGGGCTTGGGCGTTGCTCAAGCGCTGA
- a CDS encoding FecR domain-containing protein gives MTGAKPVTARVLDAAIAWQLSLDSGAGSAVEQEEFGKWLASDEEHARAWRQLGMLDQRFSVASGPARAALLQSRQGIRQRVRKLGSGLASIALVIGLALFAGERYVPIHYWLADQRTATGEQRTLKLADGTLVNLNTHSAIDVRFDEKRRLIVLQEGEILVETGHNDARPFYVQTRDGSLRALGTRFIVKREDDATRLSVLQSAVAAQPEALHQEQIFKAGQQVLMRSDGLGPALEVTPAADAWTRGMLVVDNARLGDVVAELGRYRTGYLGVDKNVADLRITGSFPLHDTTLALNALLPTLPVQIEQHTPWWVTVKAKP, from the coding sequence GTGACAGGCGCCAAACCGGTCACGGCCCGCGTGCTGGATGCGGCGATTGCCTGGCAACTGTCGCTCGACTCGGGCGCCGGCAGCGCTGTGGAACAGGAAGAGTTCGGTAAATGGCTGGCCAGTGATGAAGAACACGCACGCGCCTGGCGCCAGCTGGGCATGCTCGACCAGCGCTTCAGCGTGGCCTCGGGCCCGGCGCGGGCGGCGTTGTTGCAGTCCCGCCAAGGCATTCGCCAGCGCGTGCGCAAGTTGGGCAGCGGTTTGGCCAGCATCGCGCTGGTGATTGGCTTGGCGCTGTTTGCCGGTGAGCGTTACGTGCCGATCCACTATTGGCTGGCCGACCAGCGCACGGCCACCGGCGAGCAACGCACGCTGAAGCTGGCCGACGGCACACTGGTCAACCTCAACACCCACAGCGCCATAGACGTGCGCTTCGATGAAAAACGCCGGCTGATCGTGTTGCAGGAAGGCGAAATCCTCGTCGAAACCGGCCACAACGATGCGCGCCCGTTCTACGTGCAAACCCGCGACGGCAGCCTGCGAGCCCTGGGCACGCGGTTTATCGTCAAGCGCGAAGACGACGCCACGCGCCTGAGCGTGCTGCAATCTGCCGTGGCCGCCCAGCCTGAGGCGCTGCATCAGGAACAGATTTTCAAAGCAGGCCAGCAAGTGCTGATGCGCAGCGACGGCCTCGGCCCTGCGCTGGAGGTGACACCCGCCGCAGACGCCTGGACACGCGGCATGCTGGTGGTCGACAACGCCCGCCTGGGCGATGTGGTTGCCGAACTTGGCCGCTACCGCACCGGCTACCTGGGCGTGGACAAAAACGTGGCCGACCTGCGCATCACCGGCAGCTTCCCGCTGCACGACACCACGCTGGCGCTCAATGCCCTGCTGCCGACCTTGCCGGTGCAGATCGAGCAGCACACGCCGTGGTGGGTGACCGTTAAGGCTAAGCCTTAG
- a CDS encoding TonB-dependent siderophore receptor, translating into MSRTLDTLLRPSLLAVAIALSAPLTSTVLMAAEQASSVRAYNLPAAPLASTLNQIASQAGLALTLNPSLAAGKTSAPVKGQFDAQGALREALRGTGLQLEQSSAGTFTLVAIPEGVVALPETSIIAQGSDESAWGPVDGYLAKRTAAGTKTDTALVEAPRSISVATREQMQDRNVQNLDDAVKYMPGIVSASYGSDTRYDWMRVRGFEPTQFLDGLPLPRGVYANPKAETWNLDRLALLRGPASSVYGQTPPGGLLDMVSRRPSAEQSSAIQVQYGSDNYRQINFASTGKIDDEGQFLYGLSGVVRDAGTQIDHIDNKRYNIAPSLTWNIDPDTKLTFLSQFTRDDTGATSQFLPIQGTKIKSPLGDISHHKNLGDPNYEFYDRTYYALGYAFEHRFNDTWQFRQNLRYTKSELSFQTLTVGAYPYTMVDADGNVGRTSTNVDENIGQLALDNNFQADFATGDISHTLLLGLDHQRTDTSYLSIYGDGLKTNVNNPIYGQPIVRPARSGAYYDYNQKTVQTGLYAQDQMALDQWRLTVGGREDWVHQGTTYFNQKDATNTDRIKHFSGNAALSYVFDSGFVPYISYAESFQPASNASVSATESYKPTEGKQWELGIKYQPPGSNTLLSAAVYDLTQKNVLVTTTTAGSIPVTNQTGEVKVKGLELEAVSDVTDNLKVIASYTLAKSEVQKGDYKGNRLQLMPNQQATLWTDYTWHTGILDGFGIGLGARYTGNTYGDQGNTWLGKADAYTVFDAAVHYDLGRLDNSLKGASVKLNATNLFDKDYISTCDGFYCYYGDQRSVVASATYQW; encoded by the coding sequence ATGTCCCGCACGCTAGACACCTTGTTGCGCCCCAGCCTGTTAGCCGTCGCCATTGCCCTCAGCGCCCCGCTGACGAGCACCGTGCTGATGGCCGCCGAGCAAGCTTCCAGCGTGCGCGCCTATAACCTGCCGGCTGCGCCATTGGCCAGCACCCTGAACCAGATCGCCAGCCAGGCCGGTCTCGCGCTGACGCTTAACCCATCGCTGGCAGCGGGCAAGACCTCGGCACCGGTCAAGGGCCAGTTCGATGCCCAGGGCGCGTTGCGTGAGGCGTTGCGTGGCACGGGCTTGCAGTTGGAGCAGAGCAGTGCGGGGACGTTTACGCTGGTGGCCATTCCTGAAGGTGTCGTGGCACTGCCAGAGACCAGCATCATTGCCCAGGGCAGCGATGAAAGCGCTTGGGGCCCAGTCGATGGCTACCTGGCCAAACGCACTGCCGCCGGCACCAAAACCGACACCGCGCTGGTCGAAGCCCCGCGCTCGATCTCCGTCGCCACCCGCGAGCAGATGCAGGACCGCAACGTCCAGAACCTGGATGACGCGGTTAAATACATGCCCGGCATCGTGTCCGCCAGCTACGGCAGCGACACCCGCTATGACTGGATGCGCGTGCGCGGCTTCGAGCCGACCCAATTCCTCGACGGCCTCCCACTGCCACGCGGCGTGTACGCCAACCCGAAAGCCGAAACCTGGAACCTCGACCGCCTCGCCCTGCTGCGTGGCCCGGCCTCATCGGTTTACGGCCAAACGCCACCGGGCGGCCTGCTGGACATGGTCAGCCGCCGTCCCAGCGCCGAACAAAGCAGCGCCATCCAGGTGCAATACGGCAGTGACAACTACCGCCAGATCAACTTCGCCAGCACCGGCAAGATCGATGATGAAGGGCAGTTCCTGTATGGCCTCAGTGGCGTAGTGCGCGATGCCGGCACCCAGATCGATCACATCGACAACAAGCGCTACAACATTGCGCCGAGCCTGACCTGGAACATCGACCCGGATACCAAGCTGACCTTCCTGTCGCAGTTCACCCGCGACGATACCGGCGCCACCAGCCAGTTTTTGCCGATCCAGGGCACCAAGATCAAATCGCCGCTGGGTGATATCTCCCATCACAAAAACCTGGGCGACCCAAACTACGAGTTCTACGACCGCACCTACTACGCATTGGGCTATGCCTTCGAGCATCGCTTCAATGACACCTGGCAGTTCCGTCAGAACCTGCGCTACACCAAGTCGGAATTGTCATTCCAGACACTCACCGTTGGTGCGTATCCCTACACCATGGTTGACGCAGACGGCAACGTTGGCCGCACATCGACAAACGTGGACGAGAACATCGGCCAATTGGCCCTGGACAACAACTTCCAGGCCGACTTCGCCACCGGCGACATCTCCCACACCCTGTTGCTCGGCCTGGATCACCAGCGCACCGATACCTCGTACCTGTCGATTTACGGCGATGGCCTGAAGACCAACGTTAACAATCCGATCTATGGCCAGCCCATCGTTCGTCCCGCTCGCTCCGGGGCGTATTACGACTACAACCAGAAGACCGTGCAGACCGGCCTCTACGCTCAAGACCAGATGGCGCTTGACCAATGGCGCCTGACCGTGGGCGGCCGCGAAGACTGGGTGCACCAGGGCACCACGTACTTCAACCAGAAAGATGCGACCAACACCGACCGAATCAAACATTTCAGCGGCAACGCCGCACTCAGCTACGTATTTGATTCCGGCTTCGTACCCTATATTTCCTACGCAGAATCCTTCCAACCGGCGAGCAATGCCAGCGTCTCGGCGACCGAGTCGTACAAGCCCACCGAAGGCAAACAGTGGGAACTGGGTATCAAGTACCAGCCACCGGGCTCGAACACTTTGCTCAGTGCCGCCGTGTATGACCTGACCCAGAAAAACGTGCTGGTAACCACCACTACCGCTGGCAGCATTCCAGTCACCAACCAGACCGGTGAAGTGAAAGTCAAAGGCCTGGAACTGGAAGCCGTGTCTGATGTGACCGACAACCTCAAAGTCATCGCTTCCTATACCCTGGCCAAATCCGAGGTGCAAAAAGGCGACTACAAAGGTAATCGTCTGCAACTGATGCCAAACCAGCAAGCAACCCTGTGGACAGACTACACCTGGCACACAGGTATCCTCGACGGCTTCGGTATCGGCCTGGGTGCTCGCTACACCGGCAATACCTATGGCGACCAAGGCAATACATGGTTGGGCAAGGCCGACGCCTACACCGTGTTCGATGCGGCAGTGCACTACGACCTCGGTCGTCTGGACAACAGCCTCAAAGGTGCCTCGGTGAAACTGAACGCCACCAACCTGTTCGACAAGGACTACATTTCAACCTGCGATGGTTTCTATTGCTACTACGGCGACCAACGCAGCGTCGTCGCCAGCGCCACTTACCAGTGGTAA
- the creC gene encoding two-component system sensor histidine kinase CreC, which translates to MRLGLRIFLVYALFIGLTGYFVLNTVMKEIRPGVRQSTEETLVDTANLLAEILRDDVKNQTLGQSHWPELLKAYGNRQPGATIWGLPKNQVNHRIYVTDANGIVLLDSTGEAVGQDYSQWNDVYLTLRGEYGARSTRSELDDPTSSVMHVGAPIRDNGQIIGVVTVAKPNSSLQPYVDRTENRLLWYGAGLVVLGLLLGALLSWWLSVALHRLTAYAQAVSEGRRAELPHYRGGELKQLSTAVEHMRTQLEGKAYVEHYVHTLTHELKSPLAAIRGAAELLQGDMSREQQQRFIGNIDSESARLQQLIERLLNLAQVEQRQGLEEQTRMPLAALVDEVLKAQCARIEGADLHVEQTIAADVKVFGEPFLLRQALGNLLDNALDFTPPGGTLRFSAQTHHNDVQVSLFNQAAPIPDYALPRLSERFYSLPRPVSGRKSTGLGLNFVEEVMKLHGGALQIGNVQGGVQVVLHLHTVSTVPT; encoded by the coding sequence ATGCGCCTGGGGCTGCGGATCTTCCTGGTGTATGCGCTGTTTATCGGCCTCACGGGTTATTTTGTGCTCAATACCGTGATGAAGGAAATCCGCCCCGGCGTGCGCCAGTCCACCGAAGAAACCTTGGTGGACACGGCCAACCTGTTGGCTGAAATACTGCGCGATGACGTAAAAAACCAAACCCTCGGCCAAAGCCACTGGCCTGAGTTGCTCAAGGCCTACGGCAATCGCCAGCCCGGCGCGACCATTTGGGGCCTGCCGAAAAACCAGGTCAACCACCGCATCTACGTGACCGACGCCAACGGCATCGTGTTGCTCGATTCCACCGGCGAAGCGGTGGGCCAGGACTATTCTCAGTGGAACGACGTGTACCTCACCTTGCGGGGTGAGTACGGCGCCCGTTCCACCCGCAGTGAGCTGGACGATCCCACCTCGTCGGTGATGCACGTGGGCGCGCCGATCCGCGACAACGGCCAGATCATCGGCGTGGTCACGGTGGCCAAACCCAACAGTTCGTTGCAGCCCTATGTGGATCGCACCGAGAACCGCCTGCTGTGGTACGGCGCCGGGTTGGTGGTGTTGGGCCTGCTGCTGGGCGCATTGCTGTCGTGGTGGCTGAGCGTGGCGCTGCATCGGCTCACGGCGTATGCACAGGCGGTAAGCGAAGGGCGTCGGGCCGAGTTGCCGCATTACCGGGGCGGCGAACTCAAGCAATTGTCTACCGCTGTGGAGCACATGCGCACGCAGCTGGAAGGCAAGGCCTACGTCGAGCATTACGTGCACACCCTGACCCACGAATTGAAAAGCCCGTTGGCCGCGATTCGCGGCGCGGCGGAGTTGTTGCAGGGCGATATGAGCCGTGAGCAGCAGCAGCGTTTTATCGGCAATATCGACAGCGAAAGCGCGCGCCTGCAGCAGTTGATCGAGCGGTTGCTTAACCTTGCCCAAGTGGAGCAGCGCCAGGGTTTGGAAGAACAGACCCGCATGCCGTTGGCGGCCCTGGTCGATGAGGTACTCAAGGCGCAATGTGCGCGAATCGAAGGTGCTGACCTGCACGTTGAACAGACGATTGCAGCCGATGTGAAGGTCTTCGGTGAGCCTTTCCTGCTGCGCCAGGCGCTGGGCAACCTGCTGGATAACGCCTTGGACTTCACACCGCCCGGCGGCACCTTGCGCTTCAGCGCACAGACGCACCATAACGACGTGCAGGTCAGCCTGTTCAATCAGGCTGCGCCGATTCCCGACTACGCCTTGCCGCGCCTGAGCGAGCGTTTCTACTCGCTGCCGCGCCCGGTCAGCGGGCGCAAAAGCACGGGCCTGGGCCTCAACTTTGTCGAGGAAGTGATGAAGCTGCACGGCGGCGCGTTGCAGATCGGCAATGTGCAGGGCGGCGTGCAAGTGGTGCTGCATCTCCACACAGTCTCCACAGTGCCCACATAA
- a CDS encoding glutathione S-transferase — MSAPSMTLFHNPASPFVRKVRVLLIETGQQGRVALHGCMPTPVNPDAQVIQDNPVGKIPALRLADGSVLHDSRVILDYFDHQHVGNPLIPRDGSARWRRLTLASMADGILDAAVLVRYETAMRPAEKHWDQWLEGQRNKIHRALAELESDAIAELASHFDIAAISVACALGYLDFRHPDLQWRAGNPKLADWYAEVSQRPSMLETQPPV, encoded by the coding sequence ATGTCCGCGCCCAGCATGACCTTGTTTCACAACCCTGCTTCACCCTTTGTTCGCAAAGTCCGCGTGCTGCTGATCGAAACCGGCCAGCAAGGCCGTGTGGCCCTGCATGGCTGCATGCCCACGCCGGTCAACCCCGATGCACAGGTCATACAAGACAACCCTGTGGGCAAAATTCCGGCCCTGCGCCTGGCCGATGGTTCGGTGCTGCACGACAGCCGGGTGATCCTCGATTACTTCGACCACCAGCACGTCGGCAACCCGCTGATCCCGCGTGACGGCTCGGCCCGCTGGCGCCGCCTCACCCTCGCCTCGATGGCCGACGGCATCCTGGATGCCGCCGTGCTGGTGCGTTACGAGACCGCCATGCGCCCGGCAGAAAAACACTGGGACCAATGGCTGGAAGGCCAGCGCAACAAGATCCACCGCGCCCTCGCCGAGTTAGAGAGCGATGCAATTGCCGAACTGGCCAGCCACTTCGACATCGCCGCCATCAGCGTGGCTTGCGCCCTGGGTTACCTGGATTTTCGCCACCCCGACCTGCAATGGCGTGCCGGCAACCCCAAGCTTGCCGACTGGTATGCCGAGGTCAGCCAACGGCCTTCGATGCTGGAGACTCAGCCACCGGTTTAA
- a CDS encoding PepSY domain-containing protein: MKSKTIRRWSFIHTWTSLICTVFLLLLALTGLPLVFHHEIDHLLGNEPELAQMPADTPQLNLEQLVAKAQAHRPGEVMQYLAWDEDDKNGVIAIMAATAGTEPNSSHTFMLDARTGEAVETPAANGGLTLFLLRLHVDMFAGLPGKLLLAFMGILFVVAIVSGTVLYLPFMRRLKFATVRKDKSTRLRWLDLHNLIGVVTLTWALVVGVTGVISACADLIIAAWRQDSLSAMIEPYKNAPPLTQRAPATELLSIAAKAAPGMEPDFIAFPGTRFSSEHHYAVFMKGSTHLTSHLLTPVLIDASTLAVTAIAERPWYMDAMGMSQPLHFGDYGGMPMKILWAVLDVLTIIVLGSGVYLWIVRRKAAKS; the protein is encoded by the coding sequence ATGAAAAGCAAAACCATCCGCCGCTGGTCCTTCATCCACACCTGGACCAGCCTGATCTGCACGGTGTTCCTGCTGCTGCTCGCCCTTACCGGCCTGCCGCTGGTGTTTCACCACGAGATCGACCACCTGCTGGGCAACGAGCCGGAACTGGCACAGATGCCCGCCGATACGCCGCAACTGAACCTTGAGCAACTGGTAGCTAAAGCCCAGGCTCATCGCCCCGGCGAGGTCATGCAGTACCTGGCGTGGGACGAAGACGACAAGAACGGTGTGATTGCGATCATGGCCGCCACGGCCGGCACCGAGCCGAATTCGTCCCACACCTTCATGCTCGATGCGCGCACCGGTGAGGCGGTGGAAACCCCGGCGGCCAATGGCGGGCTGACGCTGTTCCTGCTGCGCTTGCACGTGGACATGTTCGCCGGGCTGCCGGGTAAGTTGCTGCTGGCGTTCATGGGTATTCTGTTTGTGGTGGCGATTGTCTCGGGTACGGTGTTGTACCTGCCGTTTATGCGTCGGTTGAAGTTCGCCACCGTGCGTAAAGACAAATCCACGCGCCTGCGCTGGCTCGACCTGCACAACCTGATCGGCGTGGTCACGCTGACCTGGGCGCTGGTGGTAGGTGTGACCGGCGTGATCAGCGCCTGCGCCGATCTGATCATCGCCGCCTGGCGCCAGGACAGTCTCAGCGCCATGATCGAACCGTACAAAAACGCGCCGCCGCTGACCCAGCGCGCACCGGCCACCGAATTGCTGAGTATCGCCGCCAAGGCCGCGCCCGGCATGGAGCCGGACTTTATCGCCTTCCCCGGCACGCGCTTTTCCAGCGAGCACCACTACGCGGTGTTCATGAAGGGCAGCACGCATTTGACCTCGCACCTGCTCACGCCGGTGCTGATCGACGCCAGCACCCTGGCCGTCACCGCCATCGCCGAGCGGCCCTGGTACATGGACGCCATGGGCATGTCTCAACCGCTGCACTTTGGCGACTATGGCGGCATGCCGATGAAGATCCTCTGGGCGGTGCTGGATGTGCTGACCATCATCGTATTGGGCAGCGGCGTTTACCTGTGGATTGTGCGGCGCAAGGCGGCCAAGTCATGA
- a CDS encoding ATP-dependent zinc protease produces MKLLLALLALAAVPVMAAEPTLYGRYEYIQLPEIGQTFKAKMDTGALTASLSARNIETFQRDGDDWVRFRLGGKDASDKVYEHKVSRISKIKSRADEDDDKDEATVAKRPVIDLEMCLGNVKRTVEVNLTDRSSFNYPLLIGAKALREFGAAVNPARRYTADKPDC; encoded by the coding sequence GTGAAACTGCTCCTTGCCTTGCTCGCCCTGGCTGCCGTGCCTGTCATGGCTGCCGAACCGACCCTCTACGGTCGCTACGAATACATCCAGTTGCCGGAGATCGGCCAAACCTTCAAGGCCAAGATGGACACCGGCGCGCTCACCGCTTCGCTGTCGGCCCGCAACATCGAAACCTTCCAGCGCGACGGCGATGACTGGGTGCGCTTCCGCCTTGGCGGCAAGGACGCCAGCGACAAGGTCTATGAGCACAAAGTCTCGCGCATCAGCAAAATCAAAAGCCGCGCTGATGAAGACGACGACAAGGACGAAGCCACCGTGGCCAAACGCCCGGTAATCGACCTGGAAATGTGCCTGGGCAACGTCAAGCGCACCGTCGAGGTCAACCTCACCGACCGCAGCAGCTTCAACTACCCGTTGCTGATCGGCGCCAAGGCCCTGCGTGAGTTCGGCGCGGCGGTAAACCCGGCCCGTCGCTACACTGCTGACAAACCGGACTGCTGA